Proteins from a single region of Urocitellus parryii isolate mUroPar1 chromosome 4, mUroPar1.hap1, whole genome shotgun sequence:
- the Or52b6 gene encoding olfactory receptor 52B6 isoform X2 yields MYIAALAGNSILICIILSQPSLHEPMYIFLSLLASADILLSTSTMPKALANFWLGSSHISFDGCLTQMFFIHFLFVADSAILLAMAFDRYVAICSPLRYATILTRKVIGQIVAATLTRSFIIMFPSIFLLKRLHYCRINVIAHTFCEHMGIARLSCSDISINVWYGLAAALLSTGLDIILIAISYIHILLAVFHLSSQEARSKALSTCGSHTCVILLFYIPALFSVFAYRFGGKHIPRYVHILLANLYVVIPPMLNPIIYGVRTKQIMSQLI; encoded by the exons ATGTACATAGCTGCCCTGGCAGGCAATAGCATTCTAATTTGCATCATCCTCTCCCAGCCAAGCCTGCATGAGCCCATGTACATATTCCTATCCCTGCTGGCCAGTGCTGATATCCTACTCTCGACTTCCACCATGCCCAAAGCACTGGCCAACTTCTGGTTAGGTTCTAGCCACATTTCCTTTGATGGCTGCCTCACCCAGATGTTCTTCATCCACTTCCTCTTCGTAGCTGACTCTGCTATCTTACTGGCCATGGCCTTTGACCGCTATGTGGCGATCTGCTCCCCTCTGCGATATGCCACAATCCTCACGAGGAAGGTCATTGGGCAGATCGTTGCTGCCACCTTGACCCGCAGTTTCATCATTATGTTTCCATCCATCTTTCTCCTCAAGCGCCTGCACTACTGCCGGATCAACGTCATTGCACACACCTTCTGTGAACACATGGGCATTGCCCGTCTGTCCTGTTCTGATATCTCCATCAATGTCTGGTACGGACTGGCAGCTGCTCTTCTCTCCACAGGCCTGGACATCATTCTAATTGCTATTTCCTATATCCACATCCTCCTAGCTGTCTTCCACCTCTCTTCTCAAGAAGCCCGGTCCAAGGCCCTGAGCACTTGTGGATCCCACACCTGTGTCATTCTGCTCTTCTATATCCCTGCACTGTTTTCTGTCTTTGCCTACAGGTTTGGTGGGAAACATATCCCACGTTATGTCCACATCCTGCTGGCCAACCTCTATGTGGTCATCCCACCTATGCTGAATCCCATCATTTATGGAGTGAGGACCAAGCAAAT CATGTCCCAACTTATTTAA
- the Or52b6 gene encoding olfactory receptor 52B6 isoform X1, giving the protein MAFSSAIGIAAMNLSDTRVAGCLLTGIPGLEHLHIWLSVPFCTMYIAALAGNSILICIILSQPSLHEPMYIFLSLLASADILLSTSTMPKALANFWLGSSHISFDGCLTQMFFIHFLFVADSAILLAMAFDRYVAICSPLRYATILTRKVIGQIVAATLTRSFIIMFPSIFLLKRLHYCRINVIAHTFCEHMGIARLSCSDISINVWYGLAAALLSTGLDIILIAISYIHILLAVFHLSSQEARSKALSTCGSHTCVILLFYIPALFSVFAYRFGGKHIPRYVHILLANLYVVIPPMLNPIIYGVRTKQILEGAKHMFSNLAKEFK; this is encoded by the coding sequence ATGGCTTTTTCATCTGCTATCGGCATAGCGGCTATGAACCTCTCTGACACTCGTGTGGCAGGCTGCCTCCTCACTGGCATCCCTGGACTGGAGCACCTACACATCTGGCTCTCAGTGCCCTTCTGCACCATGTACATAGCTGCCCTGGCAGGCAATAGCATTCTAATTTGCATCATCCTCTCCCAGCCAAGCCTGCATGAGCCCATGTACATATTCCTATCCCTGCTGGCCAGTGCTGATATCCTACTCTCGACTTCCACCATGCCCAAAGCACTGGCCAACTTCTGGTTAGGTTCTAGCCACATTTCCTTTGATGGCTGCCTCACCCAGATGTTCTTCATCCACTTCCTCTTCGTAGCTGACTCTGCTATCTTACTGGCCATGGCCTTTGACCGCTATGTGGCGATCTGCTCCCCTCTGCGATATGCCACAATCCTCACGAGGAAGGTCATTGGGCAGATCGTTGCTGCCACCTTGACCCGCAGTTTCATCATTATGTTTCCATCCATCTTTCTCCTCAAGCGCCTGCACTACTGCCGGATCAACGTCATTGCACACACCTTCTGTGAACACATGGGCATTGCCCGTCTGTCCTGTTCTGATATCTCCATCAATGTCTGGTACGGACTGGCAGCTGCTCTTCTCTCCACAGGCCTGGACATCATTCTAATTGCTATTTCCTATATCCACATCCTCCTAGCTGTCTTCCACCTCTCTTCTCAAGAAGCCCGGTCCAAGGCCCTGAGCACTTGTGGATCCCACACCTGTGTCATTCTGCTCTTCTATATCCCTGCACTGTTTTCTGTCTTTGCCTACAGGTTTGGTGGGAAACATATCCCACGTTATGTCCACATCCTGCTGGCCAACCTCTATGTGGTCATCCCACCTATGCTGAATCCCATCATTTATGGAGTGAGGACCAAGCAAATTCTGGAAGGGGCTAAGCATATGTTTTCAAATCTTGCCAAGGAATTTAAATAA